A stretch of Sinorhizobium meliloti DNA encodes these proteins:
- a CDS encoding IS630-like element ISRm2011-2 family transposase (programmed frameshift): MARPFSNDLRERVVDAVTGEGLSCRAAAKRFGIGISTAIDWVRRFRETGSAAPGQMGGHKPRKLSGPHRAWLLCRCRERDFTLHGLVAELSERGLKVDYRAVWTFVHEEGLSYKKKTLVASERERPDVARHRARWLKHCPGIDPARLVFIDETWTKTNMAPLRGWAPRGERLVGYAPFGHWNTMTFVAALRADRVSAPFILDGPINGERFRIYVQQVLVPELKAGDIVILDNLGSHKGQEIRAAIRKAGARLFFLPKYSPDLNPIEKLFAKIKHWLREAQARSRDAIHDELRHILQAVTPQECAAYFKEAGYERA; the protein is encoded by the exons ATGGCGAGACCTTTTTCGAATGATCTTCGGGAACGCGTTGTCGATGCGGTGACGGGCGAGGGCCTATCGTGCCGGGCAGCGGCCAAGCGCTTCGGCATCGGCATCAGCACCGCGATCGATTGGGTGCGGCGGTTTCGCGAGACGGGCAGCGCCGCACCCGGCCAGATGGGTGGGCACAAGCCCCGCAAGCTTTCCGGTCCGCACCGGGCTTGGCTGCTTTGCCGCTGCCGCGAGCGCGACTTCACGCTGCACGGACTTGTCGCCGAGTTGAGCGAGCGCGGCCTGAAGGTGGATTATCGCGCCGTCTGGACCTTCGTGCACGAAGAGGGGTTGAGTTATA AAAAAAAGACGCTGGTCGCCAGCGAACGGGAGCGGCCCGACGTCGCCCGCCACCGGGCACGATGGCTGAAGCACTGCCCCGGAATTGATCCCGCCCGCCTCGTTTTCATCGATGAGACCTGGACGAAGACGAACATGGCGCCGCTGCGGGGCTGGGCGCCTCGCGGCGAACGACTGGTGGGCTACGCCCCCTTCGGCCATTGGAACACCATGACCTTTGTCGCCGCACTCAGGGCCGACCGCGTCAGCGCTCCCTTTATCCTCGATGGCCCGATCAATGGCGAACGCTTCCGCATCTATGTCCAGCAAGTTCTGGTGCCGGAACTCAAAGCCGGCGACATCGTCATCCTGGACAATCTCGGCTCCCATAAGGGTCAGGAGATCCGCGCCGCCATCCGTAAGGCCGGCGCCCGCCTGTTCTTTCTGCCGAAATATTCCCCCGATCTCAATCCGATCGAAAAGCTCTTCGCCAAAATCAAGCACTGGTTGCGTGAGGCACAGGCCAGATCACGCGACGCAATCCATGACGAACTGCGCCACATTCTCCAAGCCGTCACCCCACAGGAATGCGCAGCCTACTTCAAAGAGGCGGGATATGAACGGGCTTAA
- a CDS encoding rhodanese-related sulfurtransferase: MTDMLTTSRRPETPGQFLVAALYHFVSFPRFADFREPLQAICDANGVKGTLLLAHEGINGTIAGTEEGIAAVLACVRAQPEFAGLVHKESRASAMPFLRMKVRLKKEIVTMGVENIDPKKVVGTYVEPKDWNALISDPETLVIDTRNDYETAIGLFQGAVDPKTKTFREFPEWVRNNSGLHNKPKIAMYCTGGIRCEKATAFMKEQGFEEVYHLKGGILKYLEEIPPEESLWEGACFVFDERVSVTHGLQEGEHTLCHACRQPLTPEDLQSPLHEEGVSCIHCHDTRTEEDRERYRQRQRQIMLAKKRGARHLGS; encoded by the coding sequence ATGACCGACATGCTCACGACATCGCGCCGCCCGGAGACGCCGGGCCAGTTTCTGGTGGCCGCCCTCTACCATTTCGTATCCTTTCCGCGCTTCGCCGATTTCCGCGAGCCGCTGCAGGCGATCTGCGATGCCAATGGGGTGAAGGGAACGCTGCTTCTGGCCCATGAGGGCATTAACGGGACGATCGCCGGCACCGAAGAAGGCATTGCGGCGGTCCTTGCCTGTGTCCGCGCGCAGCCGGAATTCGCCGGCCTGGTACACAAGGAGAGCCGGGCCTCGGCCATGCCCTTCCTGCGCATGAAGGTGCGCCTGAAGAAGGAGATCGTCACCATGGGCGTCGAGAACATCGACCCCAAAAAGGTGGTCGGCACCTATGTGGAGCCGAAGGACTGGAACGCGCTGATCTCCGATCCGGAAACGCTGGTCATCGACACGCGCAACGACTACGAAACGGCCATCGGCCTCTTCCAGGGAGCCGTCGACCCGAAGACCAAGACCTTCCGGGAATTTCCCGAGTGGGTGCGCAACAATAGCGGCCTGCACAACAAGCCGAAGATCGCCATGTACTGCACCGGCGGTATCCGCTGCGAGAAGGCGACGGCCTTCATGAAGGAACAGGGCTTCGAGGAGGTCTATCACCTCAAGGGCGGCATTCTCAAATATCTCGAGGAAATACCGCCGGAAGAGAGCCTCTGGGAAGGCGCCTGCTTCGTCTTCGACGAGCGCGTGTCCGTCACCCACGGGCTGCAGGAAGGCGAACACACGCTCTGCCATGCCTGCCGCCAGCCGCTGACGCCCGAGGACCTCCAGTCGCCCCTTCACGAGGAAGGCGTCTCCTGCATCCACTGCCACGACACCCGCACCGAAGAGGATCGCGAGCGTTACCGCCAGAGGCAGAGGCAGATCATGCTTGCGAAGAAGCGCGGCGCGCGGCACCTCGGAAGCTAG
- a CDS encoding CHAD domain-containing protein, with product MTFAFHPKRPFTEDFRAVGGEQIERAIAMLEVQPEGVHEAIHDARKGFKRLRSLYRLVAADAPLFQRQENARFRAMARSLSTFRDAAALVENAGYLRRHAASEEQQLALDKICSILASRRDRIAEDEGDLDRKIEETIVNCRKAHAALAHVSFHDGRRKSARRLAKGWRQTLRRAARARAACAASSDTTLFHDLRKGAQDYRMQLSLLREAWPSAMRAKRTEASELVDVLGHLNDIAALMSLVDERPDLAGNSREHLLSNVAARQDELRREALKRADAVFLDRPRRESRTLELLWLEAGR from the coding sequence ATGACCTTTGCCTTCCATCCGAAGCGCCCCTTTACAGAGGACTTCCGCGCCGTCGGAGGGGAACAGATCGAACGCGCGATCGCGATGCTGGAGGTCCAACCCGAAGGCGTGCATGAAGCGATCCACGATGCACGCAAGGGCTTCAAGCGCCTGCGCTCGCTCTATCGCCTCGTGGCCGCGGATGCGCCACTCTTCCAGAGGCAGGAAAACGCCCGCTTCCGCGCCATGGCACGCAGTCTCTCGACATTCCGCGACGCGGCAGCGCTTGTCGAGAATGCCGGGTATCTGCGCCGGCACGCGGCGAGCGAGGAGCAGCAGCTGGCCCTCGACAAGATCTGCTCGATCCTCGCAAGCCGGCGCGACCGGATTGCCGAAGACGAAGGCGATCTCGACCGGAAGATCGAAGAAACCATCGTCAATTGCCGAAAGGCGCACGCCGCACTCGCTCATGTTTCCTTCCATGACGGAAGGCGGAAATCCGCCCGCCGCCTGGCGAAGGGCTGGCGGCAGACATTGCGGCGCGCCGCACGCGCCAGGGCGGCCTGTGCGGCAAGCTCCGATACGACGCTGTTTCACGACCTGCGCAAGGGCGCACAGGATTACCGGATGCAGCTCTCCCTGCTTCGCGAGGCCTGGCCGTCGGCAATGCGGGCGAAGAGAACCGAGGCGAGCGAACTGGTCGATGTGCTCGGCCATCTGAACGACATCGCCGCATTGATGTCGCTCGTCGACGAACGGCCGGACCTGGCGGGCAACAGCAGGGAACATCTTCTTTCGAATGTCGCGGCCAGGCAGGACGAGCTGAGGCGTGAGGCCTTGAAGCGCGCGGATGCGGTCTTTCTCGACCGGCCGCGGAGGGAGAGCCGAACCCTCGAACTGCTCTGGCTCGAAGCCGGAAGGTAG
- a CDS encoding CYTH domain-containing protein has protein sequence MAKEIERKFLVATDGWRQHADKGIRLRQAYVVTMEDRSVRVRIHGNKRARLTIKIGKSALVRNEYEYDLPMNDARELLTQAIGIVIEKRRFRIPHKGFTWEVDVYEGALEGLTVAEVEMKRETDLPNLPAWLGREITGDRRYSNQALATEGLLEAQT, from the coding sequence ATGGCAAAGGAGATTGAGCGCAAGTTTCTTGTCGCCACCGATGGCTGGCGGCAACACGCGGACAAGGGCATCAGGCTACGTCAGGCCTACGTCGTCACCATGGAAGACCGCTCCGTACGCGTGCGCATTCACGGCAACAAGCGGGCACGCCTGACCATCAAGATCGGCAAATCGGCGCTCGTCCGCAACGAGTACGAATACGATCTCCCCATGAATGACGCGCGGGAATTATTGACCCAGGCGATCGGCATCGTCATCGAGAAGCGGCGTTTCCGGATACCGCACAAGGGTTTCACCTGGGAGGTCGACGTCTATGAGGGCGCGCTTGAAGGGCTCACAGTCGCCGAAGTCGAAATGAAGCGGGAAACGGACCTGCCCAACCTGCCGGCCTGGCTGGGGCGCGAGATCACCGGCGATCGCCGCTACTCCAATCAGGCGCTTGCCACCGAAGGACTGCTGGAAGCGCAGACATGA
- a CDS encoding 2-dehydro-3-deoxy-phosphogluconate aldolase, giving the protein MSAKTDKLLSILKLQPVVPVLVIDDAGSAVPLARALVAGGLKAIEITLRTPAALEVIRAVANEVEGAVAGAGTILNAAQFEEAVAAGSQFIVSPGTTQELIDVANDHEVPLLPGAATASEVMGLREEGYDVMKFFPAEQAGGAAYLKSLSSPLAGTMFCPTGGISLANARDYLTLPNVVCVGGSWVAPKDLVVRGDWAGITKLAAEAFALKG; this is encoded by the coding sequence ATGAGCGCGAAAACGGACAAGCTTCTCTCCATCCTCAAGCTGCAGCCGGTGGTTCCGGTCTTGGTGATCGATGATGCGGGGTCGGCGGTACCGCTCGCGCGGGCGCTGGTCGCCGGAGGCCTCAAGGCGATCGAGATCACCTTGCGCACGCCGGCCGCGCTGGAGGTGATCCGTGCCGTCGCGAATGAGGTTGAGGGCGCCGTTGCCGGTGCCGGCACCATCCTCAATGCTGCCCAGTTCGAAGAGGCCGTCGCGGCCGGGTCGCAGTTCATCGTCAGCCCCGGCACGACGCAGGAACTGATCGACGTCGCCAACGATCACGAGGTGCCGCTGCTACCGGGTGCGGCGACGGCGAGCGAGGTCATGGGGCTGCGCGAGGAGGGCTACGATGTGATGAAGTTCTTCCCGGCCGAGCAGGCCGGAGGCGCTGCCTATCTGAAATCGCTGTCGTCGCCGCTCGCAGGCACCATGTTCTGCCCGACCGGCGGAATCTCGCTTGCCAATGCGCGCGACTACCTGACGCTTCCGAACGTCGTTTGCGTCGGCGGCTCCTGGGTTGCGCCGAAGGACCTGGTCGTCAGGGGCGACTGGGCCGGCATCACCAAGCTTGCGGCCGAGGCCTTCGCGCTCAAGGGCTGA
- a CDS encoding tellurite resistance TerB family protein, translated as MFDAKKLLDQFLGSQVPGAGGTVRGRADQVTKVAKDNPLASGAIAAVLLGTKSGRKLAGNAAVLGGLAAIAGLGYQAYKNYQSGKEPVAEPAPRAPAQLPAPPADSGFAAPEALSDDFALVLVRAMIAAARADGHIDGTERGRIMDKLSVSGLSADAAAFLEAELVNPIDLDAIISAGKTEEERVEIYTASRLAIEPDGRAERGYLDLLAGRLGLADALVDHIEATVSAAKIPA; from the coding sequence ATGTTCGACGCGAAGAAATTGCTGGATCAGTTCCTGGGATCGCAGGTGCCCGGCGCCGGAGGGACCGTCCGCGGCCGGGCGGATCAGGTGACCAAAGTCGCGAAAGACAATCCGCTTGCCAGCGGCGCGATCGCCGCGGTCCTGCTCGGCACGAAATCCGGACGCAAGCTGGCCGGCAATGCCGCCGTCCTCGGCGGTCTCGCCGCGATCGCCGGCCTCGGCTATCAGGCCTACAAGAACTACCAGTCCGGCAAGGAGCCGGTGGCCGAGCCCGCACCACGCGCACCGGCGCAGTTGCCGGCGCCGCCCGCCGACTCCGGCTTCGCCGCGCCGGAAGCGCTGAGCGACGACTTCGCGCTCGTTCTGGTGCGCGCCATGATCGCCGCCGCGCGCGCGGATGGCCATATCGACGGCACCGAGCGCGGCCGCATCATGGACAAGCTATCCGTTTCGGGCCTTTCCGCGGATGCGGCGGCCTTCCTGGAAGCGGAGCTCGTCAACCCGATCGATCTCGACGCCATCATCTCCGCCGGGAAGACGGAGGAGGAGCGGGTGGAGATCTATACGGCCTCCCGTCTCGCGATCGAGCCGGACGGCCGGGCCGAGCGCGGCTATCTCGATCTGCTTGCCGGGCGGCTCGGCCTGGCCGATGCGCTCGTCGACCACATCGAGGCGACGGTTTCTGCGGCAAAGATTCCGGCTTGA
- a CDS encoding GNAT family N-acetyltransferase, whose amino-acid sequence MRDLAHWKGCSAPKPVLIEGRYVLVEPYDRAKHLNALWSDAFGGMAINPLLKYFSQEDFSGIEDFDTWLSAVQQKSGWVTEVFREKASGKVVGMANYMRADPANGVVEVGGVAHGSAMARSPLSTEAHYLMARHVFDDLGYRRYEWKCHSENQASRTTAARLGFIFEGIFRQHMVSKRANRDTAWFSMIDREWPLIKTAFEQWLSPDNFDRDGRQKQRLEDIRATLAQEERR is encoded by the coding sequence ATGCGTGATCTTGCCCACTGGAAAGGATGCTCGGCGCCGAAACCGGTGCTCATCGAGGGGCGATACGTCCTTGTCGAGCCCTATGATCGGGCGAAACATCTGAACGCCCTCTGGAGCGATGCCTTCGGCGGCATGGCCATCAACCCTCTGCTCAAATATTTCTCCCAGGAGGATTTTTCGGGCATAGAGGATTTCGACACCTGGCTTTCGGCGGTTCAGCAGAAGTCGGGCTGGGTGACCGAGGTCTTTCGCGAGAAGGCGAGCGGCAAGGTCGTCGGCATGGCAAACTACATGCGCGCCGATCCCGCCAACGGCGTCGTCGAGGTCGGCGGCGTCGCGCATGGGTCCGCCATGGCGCGATCGCCGCTTTCGACTGAAGCGCACTATCTCATGGCCAGGCATGTGTTCGACGACCTCGGCTATAGGCGCTATGAATGGAAGTGCCACAGCGAAAATCAGGCGAGCCGCACCACCGCGGCGCGCCTCGGCTTCATCTTCGAAGGCATTTTCCGTCAGCACATGGTTTCGAAACGCGCCAATCGCGATACGGCCTGGTTCTCGATGATCGATCGCGAATGGCCGCTCATCAAGACCGCTTTCGAGCAGTGGCTTTCGCCCGACAATTTCGATCGCGACGGACGCCAGAAGCAGCGCCTCGAGGATATCCGCGCAACGCTTGCGCAGGAGGAACGAAGGTGA
- a CDS encoding type II toxin-antitoxin system VapB family antitoxin, protein MPLYIKDPEVDRLAEELISLTKSSKVDAVKDALKHEIAKRKAVLPVRERLAKSLAMAREAGPFAPGNHKRETDDMWGDD, encoded by the coding sequence ATGCCGCTCTATATCAAGGATCCCGAGGTCGACCGGCTGGCCGAGGAGCTTATCAGCCTGACCAAATCCAGCAAGGTGGATGCGGTCAAGGACGCGCTCAAGCATGAGATAGCCAAACGTAAGGCCGTTCTTCCTGTCCGAGAACGCCTTGCAAAATCCCTTGCCATGGCGCGCGAGGCCGGTCCCTTTGCCCCCGGCAACCACAAGCGGGAAACCGACGACATGTGGGGCGATGACTGA
- a CDS encoding type II toxin-antitoxin system VapC family toxin — protein sequence MLFIDASVIVAILAEEEDAPSLIDRLEQDGGPYYVSPVVRMEATLSLTRRLAEAAGRGGPATPEMMDTARRLVEQFISDLDCKEAMISGDVGSKALDAARQFGKVMNHPAKLNMGDCFTYACARAYRTRIAYKGDDFTYTDLGWHSH from the coding sequence ATGCTGTTCATTGACGCCTCGGTTATCGTCGCCATTCTGGCCGAGGAAGAGGATGCCCCAAGCCTGATCGATCGGCTCGAGCAGGACGGCGGCCCCTACTACGTCTCGCCCGTCGTGCGGATGGAAGCGACCCTATCGCTCACGCGCCGATTGGCCGAGGCCGCAGGCAGGGGTGGACCAGCAACACCCGAGATGATGGACACGGCGCGCCGTCTCGTCGAGCAGTTCATCTCCGACCTCGATTGCAAGGAAGCGATGATTTCTGGCGACGTTGGCTCCAAGGCGCTTGATGCCGCGCGGCAGTTCGGCAAGGTCATGAACCACCCCGCCAAGCTGAACATGGGCGACTGTTTCACCTATGCCTGCGCGCGGGCTTATCGTACCCGAATTGCCTATAAGGGTGACGACTTCACCTATACCGATCTCGGCTGGCATAGCCATTAA
- a CDS encoding nickel/cobalt transporter, with amino-acid sequence MLNARNAGRLIVAALLLTAFSATVAAAQSPLGIGTAEPSIRTTGFLGGFFSWVNMEQQGFYRMLTDALKDMRDNPWQLWSLIGLSFTYGVFHAAGPGHGKAVISSYMIANETELKRGVLLSFLSSILQGVVAILLIGAVYLVLRGSSISMTNATRALEIASYALIAAFGGWLVFRKLRSMLRPAPAPATVHAHDGHSHGHEHHHHDHHHAHGHAHGPGEVCATCGHAHAPDPALLKGDRFALSEAWSAIVAVGLRPCSGALIVLSFALLNGLYLGGVLSVFAMSIGTAITVSILATMAVTAKGIAVRYASSDSAAARISNGIEIAGALLVLLLGLVLLGAALQS; translated from the coding sequence ATGCTGAATGCCCGCAACGCCGGCCGCCTGATCGTGGCCGCCCTCCTGTTGACGGCCTTTTCCGCAACCGTCGCCGCCGCCCAGTCGCCTCTCGGCATCGGCACTGCCGAACCTTCCATCCGGACGACGGGCTTCCTTGGCGGGTTCTTTTCCTGGGTGAACATGGAGCAGCAGGGCTTCTACCGAATGCTGACCGACGCACTCAAGGACATGCGCGATAACCCGTGGCAGCTCTGGTCCCTGATCGGCCTTTCCTTCACCTACGGTGTCTTCCATGCCGCCGGTCCGGGCCACGGCAAGGCGGTCATCTCCTCCTACATGATCGCCAATGAGACGGAACTGAAGAGAGGCGTGCTGCTTTCCTTCCTCTCCTCGATCCTGCAGGGCGTCGTTGCCATCCTCCTGATCGGCGCCGTCTATCTCGTGCTGCGCGGCTCCTCGATCAGCATGACGAACGCCACCCGTGCACTCGAAATCGCGAGCTATGCGCTGATCGCGGCCTTCGGCGGCTGGCTGGTCTTCCGCAAGCTGCGATCGATGCTGCGTCCGGCCCCTGCCCCGGCCACGGTGCATGCCCATGACGGTCATAGCCACGGCCACGAGCATCATCATCATGATCACCACCATGCGCACGGGCATGCGCACGGGCCCGGCGAGGTCTGCGCCACCTGCGGCCACGCCCATGCACCCGATCCGGCGCTCCTGAAGGGCGACCGCTTCGCGCTCAGCGAAGCCTGGTCGGCGATCGTCGCAGTCGGCCTGCGGCCCTGCTCCGGCGCGCTGATCGTGCTGTCCTTCGCCCTCCTCAACGGGCTCTATCTCGGCGGCGTGCTTTCGGTCTTCGCCATGTCGATCGGCACGGCAATCACCGTTTCGATCCTGGCGACCATGGCCGTGACGGCCAAGGGCATTGCCGTGCGCTATGCCTCCAGCGATTCGGCTGCGGCACGCATCTCGAACGGCATCGAGATCGCCGGTGCGTTGCTTGTCCTGCTGCTCGGGCTGGTGCTCCTGGGCGCGGCGCTGCAGAGCTGA